The proteins below are encoded in one region of Metabacillus dongyingensis:
- a CDS encoding TIGR00730 family Rossman fold protein yields the protein MRSVAVFCGSSNGKSSIYVEEAAKLGEELAKRNIGLVYGGASVGVMGALANSVLQNGGHVTGVMPRFLEEREISHKKLSELIVVDSMHERKAKMTELADGFIMLPGGPGTLEEFFEIFTWAQLGLHQKPCGFLNINQYFKPLISLFDHMTTEGFLQDKYRGMSISAENANELLNKFDKYEPPTVKTYITDQQT from the coding sequence ATGAGAAGTGTAGCTGTCTTTTGTGGATCAAGTAACGGAAAGTCTAGTATTTATGTAGAGGAAGCTGCTAAATTAGGTGAAGAACTTGCAAAACGTAATATCGGACTTGTATACGGTGGAGCAAGTGTAGGTGTTATGGGTGCTCTTGCGAATTCTGTCTTGCAAAATGGTGGTCATGTTACTGGAGTGATGCCACGCTTTTTGGAAGAAAGAGAAATATCACATAAGAAATTATCTGAACTAATTGTTGTAGATTCCATGCATGAAAGAAAAGCAAAAATGACTGAATTAGCCGATGGTTTTATTATGTTACCTGGCGGCCCAGGAACTTTGGAGGAGTTTTTTGAAATCTTCACGTGGGCACAATTAGGACTTCATCAAAAACCTTGCGGGTTCTTAAATATTAATCAATACTTTAAACCGCTTATATCTCTGTTTGATCATATGACAACAGAAGGTTTTCTACAGGATAAGTATAGAGGAATGTCCATCAGTGCCGAAAATGCTAACGAGCTTCTTAATAAGTTTGATAAATATGAACCTCCAACTGTTAAAACTTATATTACTGATCAACAAACATAA
- a CDS encoding MazG-like family protein: MNVTEFQHWVKAYYEKRGWSDLDIFIRIGFLAEETGEVARAIRALEIGRNRPDEVTGSFEDNKQELTEELGDVLGNLIVIANKYEIPLEDVFLSHKKKLSKRYSE, encoded by the coding sequence ATGAATGTAACAGAATTTCAACACTGGGTTAAAGCTTATTATGAAAAACGTGGATGGTCAGACTTAGATATCTTTATTCGTATTGGTTTTTTAGCAGAAGAAACAGGAGAAGTGGCCAGAGCTATAAGAGCTCTTGAAATTGGCAGGAATAGACCTGATGAAGTAACTGGCTCTTTCGAGGACAATAAACAGGAATTAACCGAAGAATTAGGTGATGTTTTAGGTAACTTAATAGTGATTGCAAACAAGTACGAGATCCCTTTAGAAGATGTGTTTCTTTCACATAAAAAGAAGTTATCAAAACGTTACTCGGAATAA
- a CDS encoding NAD(P)-dependent oxidoreductase, producing MDNPYKIAIIGGTGKVGRHIASRALGNGYQVRMLVRDPEKLTFRDARIEIVEGNVQNLEDIQKLLKDCQVVINTFGQPLKEKPIYSSVTEKILEVMADLQIDRYIGVTGGSLTINGDKKSFLNRVGAKMFEIIYSSMMIDKKKEWHILNRNKLIKWTLIRLPFIVDGTEKVFIKENLTDMPGTKITNRDIAIFIINQIENLKYVQKAPFISN from the coding sequence ATGGATAATCCTTATAAGATAGCTATAATCGGTGGGACGGGGAAAGTGGGACGTCATATTGCTTCTAGAGCGTTAGGGAATGGGTATCAAGTCCGTATGCTTGTTAGAGATCCAGAAAAGTTAACTTTCAGAGACGCTAGGATTGAGATAGTAGAAGGGAATGTACAAAATTTAGAGGATATTCAAAAACTACTAAAAGATTGTCAAGTAGTTATTAATACTTTTGGTCAGCCACTCAAAGAGAAACCGATTTATAGCAGTGTAACTGAAAAAATACTTGAGGTAATGGCTGATTTACAAATTGATCGTTATATTGGTGTTACGGGTGGTTCTCTAACTATTAATGGGGATAAAAAGAGCTTTTTAAATAGAGTTGGGGCAAAGATGTTTGAAATCATCTACTCTAGTATGATGATAGATAAGAAAAAAGAATGGCATATTCTTAACCGTAATAAACTAATTAAATGGACTCTAATTAGGCTTCCATTTATAGTTGATGGCACAGAAAAAGTGTTTATAAAAGAAAATCTTACAGATATGCCAGGTACTAAAATAACTAATCGAGATATAGCGATTTTTATCATTAACCAAATTGAAAATCTAAAGTATGTACAAAAAGCACCTTTTATCTCAAATTAA
- a CDS encoding ROK family transcriptional regulator: MNELSATPKSMKMIILRGIRTSLLELGSATKLELSLTLEISLPTISKFLAQMEKDGEIILVGLDDSSGGRRAKRYTYNPEYVLGLAIFLEKTETNYIIFNCIGEVKEQGKAPSVLIDDGLNLLTMCIENIMTKYPKISSMAIGVPGSVNSGRIFYIPGYEQFHNFDLKGYYEEHFSIPVVVENDMNAAVLGYYNYRVKKEKQSLIYLYSGQNGPGAGIMINEDIVRGSTFFSGEVSFVPQYNDRNFQQALENGSGLKNLRISEDYEIDAISRLVASFVAIINPHIIIFCKDEIEKEMVDKIAICSGKYIPSEHLPKLIMSDWKQDYLYGLQSLGLNLMMNGTNK; the protein is encoded by the coding sequence ATGAATGAATTATCTGCTACTCCAAAATCTATGAAGATGATAATTCTCCGTGGTATTCGTACAAGTCTTTTAGAACTTGGAAGTGCAACAAAACTAGAACTCAGCCTTACATTAGAAATTAGTCTTCCGACAATAAGTAAGTTTCTAGCACAGATGGAGAAAGATGGGGAAATTATTTTAGTCGGTCTAGATGATTCTAGTGGCGGGAGAAGAGCAAAAAGATATACATACAATCCTGAGTATGTTTTAGGTCTGGCCATATTTTTAGAGAAAACAGAGACTAATTATATAATTTTTAATTGTATAGGAGAAGTAAAGGAACAGGGAAAAGCTCCAAGTGTATTAATAGATGATGGCTTAAATTTATTAACTATGTGCATTGAAAACATCATGACTAAATATCCAAAAATCAGTTCTATGGCAATTGGCGTTCCTGGTTCGGTTAATAGTGGCCGGATTTTTTATATACCAGGATATGAGCAGTTTCATAATTTTGATTTAAAAGGATACTACGAAGAACATTTTTCGATACCCGTTGTAGTAGAGAATGATATGAATGCTGCTGTTCTCGGATATTACAATTATAGGGTAAAGAAAGAAAAGCAATCCCTTATCTATTTGTATTCTGGTCAAAATGGCCCTGGTGCAGGAATTATGATAAATGAAGATATCGTGCGTGGAAGTACTTTTTTCTCAGGAGAGGTCTCATTCGTCCCTCAGTATAATGACCGAAATTTTCAGCAAGCGTTAGAAAATGGAAGTGGACTAAAAAATTTAAGGATCAGTGAGGATTATGAGATTGATGCAATTAGCAGATTAGTAGCCTCGTTTGTAGCGATTATTAACCCGCACATCATCATTTTTTGTAAAGATGAAATTGAAAAAGAAATGGTAGACAAAATTGCCATATGCAGCGGAAAATATATCCCTTCAGAACATCTTCCAAAGCTTATAATGAGTGATTGGAAACAAGATTATTTATATGGATTACAGAGTCTTGGACTTAATCTTATGATGAATGGAACAAACAAGTAA
- a CDS encoding RBBP9/YdeN family alpha/beta hydrolase — MGKQVFIIHGYGASPDNHWFPWLKEKLIADDNQVLVLHMPNSSDPKKEEWLETLANKIKNLDNNTYFVTHSLGSITLLNYLEQLDPLPSFGGYILVSGFSEPLSSLPSLNPFTVKKVDYKKIISATNSRAVIAAKDDYIVPFQVSQNLSKQLDASFYPVEKGGHFLEDDGFISFPLVYDILNNMMKTV, encoded by the coding sequence ATGGGAAAACAAGTATTTATTATCCATGGATACGGAGCTTCACCAGACAATCATTGGTTCCCTTGGTTAAAAGAAAAATTAATAGCAGATGATAATCAAGTTTTGGTTCTTCACATGCCAAATTCGTCTGACCCCAAGAAAGAAGAATGGTTGGAAACATTAGCTAATAAAATAAAGAATTTAGATAACAACACTTATTTTGTAACACATAGCTTAGGGTCTATCACCCTATTGAACTATCTAGAACAATTAGATCCGTTACCAAGCTTTGGAGGCTATATTCTTGTTTCTGGCTTTTCTGAACCATTATCATCCTTACCTTCACTAAATCCATTTACAGTTAAAAAAGTGGATTATAAAAAAATAATTTCTGCAACTAATTCACGTGCTGTTATTGCTGCAAAAGATGACTATATTGTTCCTTTTCAAGTAAGTCAAAATTTATCAAAACAATTGGATGCATCATTTTATCCTGTTGAAAAAGGCGGTCATTTTCTAGAGGATGATGGTTTCATTTCTTTCCCATTGGTTTATGATATTTTAAATAATATGATGAAAACTGTATAA
- a CDS encoding NACHT domain-containing protein, translating into MNNLIDCDYIFVFTSIVQGQIIIEDHYLKATPIPLYKFEDMIGSDLVKGIFIFSDNHFNVEEIKIKKLPITLVKLDKENDLNSFIFKLLKKANIDQISNCIFFNKENLKLVPINSSKIKTNLINLKNKTFVSEEINPRNLFNFVGRKTDIEDITRKILDQNNQILTIKGSGGIGKTTVVSKVALELAKRNYFNDGIYFVDCEHITSYETFEQKIASCFQLEKTSEFREHLKQNHLMADKLIILDNFEPLLYLSQIKKIKELVNFICDYTQVLITSREWIGFDFENRHELRLLSTEEAYELFIKLYRVKNDEMEIKILKEYILEKLLNNNPLAIKLITKISVPNMSMSSLKKELTDDFFSATTLGYEDIFNEAVDQNIERSESVFQSINYSYKRLKPKEQLALEMLCLFPNGIFLENFKKFFDSKEFKVEANKVSYREIKSLENKSLVETSGGIVKLQSIIGRFAEVHFEKRSSQEKSLYYKRAFQYNEYLANTMYYLESFHVPTAQRIYDKNNDNFTK; encoded by the coding sequence TTGAATAATTTAATTGATTGCGATTATATTTTTGTCTTTACTTCTATTGTTCAAGGGCAAATTATTATTGAAGATCATTATTTAAAAGCTACTCCTATTCCTTTATATAAATTTGAAGATATGATAGGTAGCGATTTAGTGAAAGGTATCTTTATATTTTCTGATAATCATTTTAATGTAGAAGAAATAAAAATAAAAAAATTACCGATAACCCTTGTTAAATTAGATAAAGAAAATGATTTAAATAGCTTTATTTTTAAATTACTGAAAAAGGCTAATATTGATCAAATATCAAATTGTATATTTTTTAATAAAGAAAATTTAAAATTGGTACCAATTAATTCCAGTAAGATAAAAACTAATCTAATAAATCTTAAGAATAAAACTTTTGTTTCTGAAGAGATTAATCCAAGAAATTTATTTAATTTCGTTGGAAGAAAAACTGATATTGAGGATATTACGCGAAAGATATTAGATCAAAACAATCAGATATTAACAATTAAGGGCTCTGGTGGAATTGGTAAAACAACAGTTGTTTCAAAAGTAGCATTAGAATTAGCAAAGAGAAATTACTTTAACGATGGTATATACTTTGTTGATTGTGAACATATCACAAGCTATGAAACTTTTGAGCAAAAAATAGCTTCTTGTTTTCAGTTAGAAAAAACATCTGAATTTAGAGAGCATTTAAAGCAAAACCATTTGATGGCGGATAAGTTGATAATTTTAGATAACTTTGAGCCTTTGCTATATCTTAGCCAAATAAAGAAGATAAAAGAATTAGTAAATTTTATATGTGATTACACCCAGGTTCTAATAACTTCTCGTGAATGGATTGGATTTGATTTTGAAAACCGACATGAATTGAGACTGCTTAGTACTGAAGAAGCTTACGAGTTATTTATCAAATTATATCGTGTAAAAAATGACGAAATGGAAATAAAGATTCTAAAAGAATATATATTAGAAAAATTATTGAATAATAATCCATTAGCAATAAAACTAATAACTAAAATTAGTGTACCTAATATGTCTATGAGTAGTTTAAAAAAAGAACTAACAGATGACTTTTTTAGTGCTACAACTCTTGGATATGAAGATATTTTTAACGAAGCCGTAGATCAAAATATAGAGCGTTCAGAATCTGTATTTCAATCAATAAATTATTCATACAAAAGATTGAAACCAAAAGAGCAATTAGCTCTTGAAATGTTATGTTTATTTCCTAATGGTATATTCTTAGAAAATTTCAAGAAATTTTTTGATTCTAAAGAATTTAAGGTAGAAGCAAATAAAGTAAGCTATAGAGAAATAAAATCTTTAGAGAATAAATCTTTAGTCGAAACATCTGGAGGTATTGTTAAATTACAATCAATAATCGGTAGATTTGCAGAAGTTCACTTTGAAAAAAGAAGCTCACAAGAAAAAAGTCTATATTATAAGAGAGCATTTCAATATAATGAGTACTTAGCAAATACGATGTATTATCTAGAGTCCTTTCATGTCCCCACTGCCCAAAGAATATATGATAAAAACAATGATAATTTTACAAAATAG
- a CDS encoding GNAT family N-acetyltransferase: MISNLQTEGLILRPFKFSDTPRFPELAGDTAVAETTLDTPHHYPLEAAENWIRNHPKLIDNGNVFLIDNAELIGTITIRDFIGLS; the protein is encoded by the coding sequence ATGATTTCTAACTTACAAACAGAGGGTTTAATTCTTCGTCCTTTTAAATTTAGTGACACTCCAAGATTCCCTGAATTAGCAGGTGACACAGCAGTGGCTGAAACTACATTAGATACGCCCCATCATTATCCTCTTGAGGCTGCAGAAAATTGGATTAGAAATCATCCTAAGTTAATTGACAATGGTAATGTGTTTTTAATAGATAATGCAGAACTTATCGGTACAATAACAATTCGGGATTTTATTGGATTGTCATAA
- a CDS encoding MFS transporter, translating to MTIFLLVIIYLAFISLGLPDSLLGVAWPVMQSDFGAPLDTAGFLFMTIAGGTIISSLVSGKVINRFGTSKVTVVSVLMTAGALLGFHFAPSIVWLVVCAIPLGLGAGAVDAGLNDYVATHYKAHHMSWLHCFWGVGATLGPIIMAQFISGQSSWRNGYFTIAGIQFVLVIILFLTLPLWNRVTKTSTITVNEERVDDHEDAKDVKPLQIKGVKLALISFLFYCGVESTVGLWGSSFLVNVKELDAALAAQWVSLYYGGITIGRFITGFITFKIRNLTLIRMGQLIALVGAALLFLPLPSTFSLVGFIMIGLGLAPIFPCMLHETPTRFGKKHSQTIMGYQMAVAYTGSTLMPPLLGFIASHSTIGIFPFCIVVFVAAMLLSSEKLNSLLKKQGLLNREDTSSTAF from the coding sequence ATGACAATATTCCTTTTAGTCATCATTTATTTGGCGTTTATCAGCTTGGGTTTACCTGATTCATTGTTGGGGGTAGCCTGGCCTGTCATGCAATCTGACTTTGGTGCCCCACTTGATACTGCCGGATTCCTATTTATGACGATTGCAGGTGGTACCATTATCTCCAGTTTAGTCAGCGGAAAGGTCATTAATCGGTTCGGGACTAGCAAAGTCACAGTTGTCAGCGTCTTAATGACTGCTGGTGCTTTGTTAGGATTTCATTTTGCTCCATCAATTGTTTGGCTAGTTGTATGTGCCATACCGCTTGGATTAGGAGCAGGAGCTGTCGATGCAGGATTAAATGATTATGTTGCTACACATTATAAAGCACATCATATGAGTTGGTTACATTGTTTTTGGGGAGTCGGAGCCACTCTTGGTCCTATTATTATGGCTCAGTTTATTTCGGGACAAAGTTCATGGAGAAACGGCTATTTTACGATTGCTGGTATTCAGTTCGTGTTAGTGATCATCCTTTTCTTAACATTGCCCCTATGGAACAGAGTGACAAAAACCAGCACTATCACCGTAAATGAAGAACGAGTAGATGATCATGAAGATGCCAAAGATGTAAAACCGTTACAAATTAAAGGAGTTAAACTAGCTCTGATATCGTTCTTGTTTTATTGTGGGGTTGAATCAACAGTTGGTCTTTGGGGAAGCAGCTTTTTGGTAAATGTTAAGGAGTTAGATGCTGCACTTGCAGCACAATGGGTTTCCTTATATTACGGAGGAATAACAATTGGTCGATTTATTACAGGTTTTATCACCTTTAAGATTCGTAATCTTACTCTCATTCGGATGGGGCAACTAATCGCATTAGTCGGTGCTGCCCTTCTATTCCTGCCATTGCCGTCCACTTTCTCGCTTGTAGGTTTTATTATGATTGGATTGGGATTAGCACCAATATTTCCGTGTATGTTACACGAGACACCAACACGTTTTGGGAAGAAGCATTCCCAGACAATTATGGGCTATCAAATGGCTGTTGCCTATACAGGTAGTACACTTATGCCACCACTACTTGGTTTCATTGCATCTCATTCCACAATCGGGATCTTCCCATTTTGTATCGTTGTTTTTGTCGCAGCAATGCTTCTAAGTTCAGAAAAATTAAATAGCTTACTGAAAAAGCAGGGTTTATTAAATAGGGAAGATACAAGCTCAACAGCATTTTGA
- a CDS encoding putative protein N(5)-glutamine methyltransferase, with protein sequence MNFNIYDEREKSIITRLRSAGCVFAEDETRLLLSEARTPAALAAMVDRRAAGFPLEHIIGWADFCDIRIAVEPGVFIPRRRTEFLVHKAAAFAKPGDIIVDLCCGTGAVGAALASTLGWIELYATDIDPASVRCARRNITFDGGHVYEGDLYEPLPIKLRSRVNILIANAPYVPTELIGLLPQEARVHEALVALDGGADGLAVHRRVAIEALHWLAPGGYLLVETSKRQALQTVDLFAQYGLIPQVEYYDELDATVIIGTRPDLQPSTGNCNK encoded by the coding sequence ATTAATTTTAATATATATGACGAAAGAGAAAAAAGTATAATCACCAGGCTTCGATCCGCAGGTTGTGTCTTTGCGGAAGATGAGACCCGGTTGCTCCTATCAGAGGCACGGACTCCGGCTGCCCTTGCCGCCATGGTTGATCGGCGAGCAGCCGGTTTTCCTCTCGAACACATAATCGGTTGGGCAGATTTTTGCGATATCCGGATAGCTGTAGAGCCGGGAGTCTTCATACCCCGACGCCGTACCGAGTTTCTCGTCCACAAAGCCGCTGCCTTCGCCAAGCCAGGAGATATCATCGTGGACCTGTGCTGCGGAACCGGTGCGGTGGGCGCCGCGCTAGCCTCAACACTGGGATGGATTGAGTTGTATGCAACCGATATTGACCCAGCCTCGGTGCGGTGTGCCCGCCGTAACATTACTTTCGATGGTGGACATGTGTATGAAGGTGACCTCTACGAACCACTGCCAATCAAATTACGTAGTCGTGTGAACATCCTAATCGCAAACGCACCCTACGTTCCTACAGAGTTAATAGGGCTGTTACCACAAGAGGCCCGCGTACATGAGGCGCTTGTTGCGCTCGACGGTGGCGCGGATGGGCTTGCCGTCCATCGGCGAGTAGCTATTGAGGCACTTCACTGGCTGGCACCCGGCGGTTATTTATTGGTTGAGACTAGCAAGCGGCAAGCGTTACAGACCGTTGATCTCTTTGCTCAATACGGCCTAATACCACAAGTAGAATATTACGACGAACTGGATGCTACTGTGATAATAGGAACCAGACCCGACCTCCAGCCGAGTACGGGAAACTGCAATAAATGA
- a CDS encoding recombinase family protein, producing MDVRKFGYIRVSSKDQNEGRQLQAMLENGLNERDIFLDKQSGKNFNREQYQLLKRMIRKGDVLYIHSLDRFGRNKEEILQEWNDITKNIQADIVVMDMPLLDTTQYKDSLGTFIADLVLQILSWMAQEERDRIRKRQREGIDVALKNGVTFGRPKIQATEAFNEIYTRWKAGEMTAVKAMEELGVKKTTFYKLVNEHEKGFKKISI from the coding sequence ATGGATGTCAGAAAATTTGGTTACATACGAGTAAGCAGCAAAGATCAAAATGAAGGACGTCAACTTCAAGCCATGCTGGAGAATGGTCTCAACGAACGCGATATCTTTTTGGATAAACAAAGTGGAAAAAATTTCAATCGAGAACAGTATCAGCTGCTGAAAAGAATGATTCGTAAAGGAGATGTTCTTTACATTCATTCTTTAGATCGGTTTGGACGGAACAAAGAGGAGATTCTTCAAGAATGGAATGACATTACTAAAAATATTCAAGCAGATATTGTAGTGATGGATATGCCGTTACTAGACACTACTCAATATAAAGATAGCCTTGGTACATTTATTGCTGACTTGGTTTTACAGATCCTTTCCTGGATGGCTCAGGAAGAACGAGATCGTATTCGTAAACGGCAGCGTGAGGGGATAGATGTTGCTTTAAAGAATGGTGTAACGTTTGGACGGCCAAAAATACAGGCTACGGAAGCCTTTAATGAAATCTATACCAGATGGAAGGCCGGAGAGATGACTGCTGTAAAAGCTATGGAAGAATTAGGTGTTAAAAAGACGACTTTTTATAAGTTGGTTAATGAACATGAAAAAGGTTTTAAAAAGATCAGTATATAA
- a CDS encoding 2OG-Fe(II) oxygenase, which produces MDNKESTSKELTIFNHIGNKIKTEDREINIIARIEEPLIVILGNVLSNEECEELIRLSKDKMHRSKIGVTREVDEIRTSSSMFFQENENNIITKIEKRISSIMNIPTEHGDGIQILKYTPGQEYKAHFDFFASTSKAAKNNRISTIVMYLNDVEDGGETFFPKLNFSVSPQKGMAVYFEYFYNDKNINELTLHGGAPVITGEKWVATQWMRRQKNNLHPDRW; this is translated from the coding sequence ATAGATAATAAAGAATCAACTAGTAAAGAACTAACTATTTTTAATCACATTGGAAATAAAATCAAAACAGAAGATAGAGAAATTAATATAATTGCTAGAATAGAAGAACCACTAATAGTCATTTTAGGAAATGTTTTGAGTAACGAAGAATGTGAAGAACTAATAAGACTGTCAAAAGACAAAATGCATCGTTCTAAAATAGGAGTTACACGTGAAGTAGATGAGATAAGAACAAGCAGTAGTATGTTTTTTCAAGAAAATGAAAATAACATCATTACCAAAATTGAAAAAAGAATATCATCTATCATGAATATACCCACTGAACATGGAGATGGTATTCAAATTCTTAAATATACTCCTGGTCAAGAGTATAAAGCTCATTTTGATTTTTTTGCATCTACCAGTAAAGCAGCAAAAAATAATAGAATTAGCACAATCGTTATGTACTTAAATGATGTGGAGGATGGGGGAGAAACCTTTTTTCCTAAACTGAATTTTTCAGTATCCCCACAAAAAGGGATGGCGGTGTATTTCGAATATTTCTATAACGATAAAAATATAAACGAACTAACTTTACATGGTGGAGCACCAGTTATAACTGGAGAAAAATGGGTTGCAACACAATGGATGAGAAGACAAAAAAATAATCTGCATCCTGATAGATGGTAA
- a CDS encoding SIR2 family NAD-dependent protein deacylase — translation MLGEITTKIITTNYDQSLEEANPNFQKIDQLHEFDLATLDGLENYIFKLHGCISNVSSCVLFKADYDDLYNQNTAAIERLKSIITDQTIIFLGFSLSDPFVKMQFEYINKVYKGLGKTHYFVTTSDNNELKDYGVSPIKLDNWSDIPIFLEMLKKKINY, via the coding sequence ATGCTGGGCGAAATTACAACAAAAATTATTACTACAAATTATGATCAATCACTTGAAGAGGCGAATCCTAACTTTCAAAAAATTGATCAATTACATGAGTTTGATTTAGCTACTTTAGATGGATTGGAAAATTATATATTTAAATTACACGGATGTATTAGTAACGTTTCGAGTTGTGTTTTGTTTAAAGCAGATTATGATGATTTATACAATCAAAATACAGCAGCAATCGAAAGACTTAAGAGTATAATAACGGATCAAACTATAATTTTTTTAGGTTTTAGTTTATCAGATCCTTTTGTAAAAATGCAATTTGAATATATAAACAAAGTTTATAAAGGTTTAGGAAAAACACACTATTTTGTGACAACTTCAGACAATAATGAGCTTAAAGATTACGGTGTATCTCCAATTAAGTTAGATAATTGGAGTGATATCCCAATATTTTTAGAAATGTTAAAAAAAAAAATCAATTATTAG